A genomic window from Salvia miltiorrhiza cultivar Shanhuang (shh) chromosome 5, IMPLAD_Smil_shh, whole genome shotgun sequence includes:
- the LOC130985758 gene encoding thiamine thiazole synthase 2, chloroplastic yields MAAMATTLTSSLSKTQFFDNKSSFHGSPVATRAAQPLKSAPQSLSVTMSAAYDLDNFKFQPIKESVVSREMTRRYMTDMITYADTDVVVVGAGSAGLSCAYELSKNPNINIAIIEQSVSPGGGAWLGGQLFSAMVVRKPAHRFLDELEIEYDEQDDYVVIKHAALFTSTIMSKLLARPNVKLFNAVAAEDLIVKGGRVGGVVTNWALVSMNHDTQSCMDPNVMEAKIVVSSCGHDGPFGATGVKRLKSIGMIDSVPGMKALDMNTAEDAIVRLTREVVPGMIITGMEVAEIDGAPRMGPTFGAMMISGQKAAHLALRALGLPNALDGVEASQPELVFASAESDVVEA; encoded by the exons ATGGCAGCCATGGCCACAACCCTCACCTCCTCCCTCTCTAAAACCCAGTTCTTCGACAACAAGTCCTCCTTCCATGGCTCCCCCGTGGCAACACGCGCCGCCCAGCCCCTGAAATCCGCCCCCCAGAGCCTCTCAGTGACCATGTCCGCCGCCTACGACCTGGACAACTTCAAATTCCAGCCGATCAAGGAGTCAGTGGTCTCCCGCGAGATGACGAGGAGATACATGACGGACATGATCACCTACGCCGACACCGACGTGGTGGTGGTGGGCGCCGGCTCTGCGGGGCTCTCTTGCGCGTACGAGCTGAGCAAGAACCCCAACATCAACATCGCCATCATCGAGCAGTCCGTGAGCCCCGGCGGCGGCGCGTGGCTGGGCGGGCAGCTGTTCTCCGCCATGGTGGTCCGCAAGCCGGCCCACAGGTTCCTGGACGAGCTGGAGATCGAGTATGACGAGCAGGACGACTACGTGGTGATCAAGCACGCCGCCCTCTTCACCTCCACCATCATGAGCAAGCTCCTCGCCCGCCCCAACGTCAAGCTCTTCAACGCCGTGGCCGCCGAGGACCTCATCGTCAAGGGCGGCAGGGTCGGCGGCGTCGTCACCAACTGGGCCCTCGTCTCCATGAACCACGACACACAATCGTGTATGGACCCCAACGTCATGGAGGCCAAGATCGTCGTCAGCTCCTGCGGCCACGACGGCCCCTTCGGCGCCACCGGCGTCAAGCGCTTGAAGAGCATCGGAATGATCGACAGCGTGCCCGGGATGAAGGCCCTCGACATGAACACCGCCGAGGACGCCATTGTTAGGCTCACTAGGGAGGTCGTGCCCGGGATGATCATCACCGGCATGGAAGTCGCCGAAATCGACGGCGCCCCCAGAATG GGACCCACATTCGGGGCCATGATGATTTCCGGGCAGAAGGCGGCGCACTTGGCGTTGAGGGCGTTGGGGCTGCCGAATGCCTTGGACGGAGTTGAGGCTTCTCAGCCGGAACTCGTTTTTGCGTCGGCGGAGTCCGACGTCGTGGAGGCATAA